The genomic window GACAAAAAAAAGACTTAAGAATACCTTAGTTTTTCTGCTCATGATGCCTCCTGGTCTGATAATACTACAATCCCGCGTAACTTTCAATTCGATTCGGCCTTATGGTATCATCTCCCAATGGAAACAGTTTTTGTGGCAATGAGCGGTGGCTTTGACAGCTCCTTTGCCGCATATCTTCTCAAAGAGAAAGGATACAATGTGGTAGGCGTGACTTTCGAGCTTCTTGGAAAACACGCCCCGCTCATCGAATCCCTTTACTGCTCTCACTCCAACCACGCGGTAGCCCGAGCGCAGGGGGTAGCCCGCTATCTTTCGATCCCCCATTATGTCCTGGACTTGAGCCAGGAATTCGAAACCCATGTGATTCACCCCTTCATAGATGAATATAAATCCGGCAATACGCCAAATCCATGCATTCTGTGCAACAGGTCTGTCAAGTTCTCCTCTTTCGCAAAAAAAGCCTTTTCCATGGGCGCCGACAAGCTCGCCACCGGGCATTACGCCATCATTGAAGAGATAGATGGGGACTATTGCTTGAAGAAAGGCGCCGACGGCTATAAAGATCAATCATATTTTCTCTACTCCGTAGACAAAAGCATTTTGAAGAACACGCTCTTTCCGCTCGGCCCATACACCAAGAAAGACCTGCGTGAGCGTGCAAGAAACCTGTCGTGGAATATTCACATGATCGAGGAAAGCCAGGATATCTGTTTCATTCCTGACAACGATTACGGAGACTTTCTCTCCCGGCACATCGCACCCAGGGCCGGACCAATCTATCATACGGATGGTACGTTCCTCGGCAATCACCGGGGCCTCTATTTCTACACCATCGGGCAAAGGAAGGGAATAAATATCCCGTACGGAACGCCCCTTTACGTGGTCGATATCATACCTGACGAGAATCTGATCATCGTTGGCGGCAAAGAGGAACTTTTGTGTACGAGCCTTACGGCATCAAAAGTAAATATGTTTTCCCATGCTTCGCTGAATGTAAGCGGAAAAGTCAGATACCGCCAGAAGGCAGAGGCCTGCACCTATGAGATGGAGGGAGATTCATTGCGGGTACAATTTGCAACTCCCATATCTTCAGTCACACCCGGCCAGTCCGTGGTGCTCTACCATGGGGACCGCGTGATCGGAGGGGGTATCATCAAAACACGAGGGCGGCAGGCAAACCAATGAGCAGAAATTCCCGGCACACGCTCGCCCGGTAGCATATATTCTCCCGGCTGTAAACAAACCCCCGTTCACTTTCCGGAGAGTTACTATCCCCTGAACTTCCTGAATACCGACTTGGCTATGAGCATACTCGCGATCTGGTTCGCGCCCTCGTAGATTTGCGTGGCTTTGGCGTCACGCATCATCCGTTCGAGAGGATATTCCTTGGTATAGCCGTAACTTCCCAGTATCTGCACGGCGTCGGTGGTGACCTTCATGGCCGCATTGGCAGAAAAAACCTTGGCGATGGCCGAGGCCCTGTCGGCGGCTATAGCGCGCATTTTGTCCCTCTCATGTACCTTGGCTTCATCAAGAAGCCGCGCCGCGTTATACACGAGAGCCCGGGCCGCCTCAAGGTCAATGGCCATCTCTCCTACCATCAACTGTATGCCCTCATGATCACAAAGTTTCTGCCCGAACTGCACCCTGTTCCAGGCGTACTCCACAGCGAAGTCGAAGGCGCCCTGGGCAATTCCCAACGCCTGCGCCCCCACAGCGGGCCGCGAGAGGTTGAGCGTGGCCATGGCTACACTCCACCCCTGACCTTCCTGTCCCAGCAGGTTGTGCTTTGTGAGCTTCACGTTATCGAAGGTGACCTCGGTGAGATCCGAACCGATCATACCCATCTTCTCTTCATTCTTGCCTATGATCACCCCGGGATAGTCCCTTTCAACAAAAAAAGCGGTAATGCCCCGGTGCCTGAGCGCTGGATCGCTTGTGGCAAACACCGAATATATCTGTGCGCTCGCCCCATTTGTGATCATCGATTTTCTGCCGTTAAGATAATAATTGTCGCCGTCCTTGGTAAAGGTCGTGGTCATACGGGCAGGGTCGGAGCCGGCCTCGGGCTCGGTGAGGCAGAACGCGGCGAGATAGTTGGCGTCCGAGCGCGTCACCTTGCCGAATACATCCTCTTTCTGCTCATTGTCGGCCGCGATCATCACAGGCATAAGCCCCACGTTGTGGGCAAGACAGATTAACGATGCGGATCCAGAGGCCTTGGCGATTTCTTCGATTACCAGGCATAGGGAAGTAATATCGCCCTCGAGGCCTCCAAAAAGCTCGGGGAGCATTAGATACAAAAAACCTTGCTTCTTGTATACATCCACAATGTCCCAGGGAAAGGTTCCTGTGGCGTCGATCTCTTTCGCCCTCGGAGCCACTTTTTCTTTGGCTATCTTTTCCGCAATCTTCTGTATCATCATATGTTTTTCTGATAGGCTCATCCGAATTAACCTCCTGATACTTTTAGTTGACAAAACCGCATTACTTCTAACATAATTTTCCCGTAATTCAAATAAAAAAGGAGAGACCATGTCCAGAGTTTATTTCACCGATCTCAGAACCACGCCCAAAAGAAATGTGTTGAATAAAATCGAGGATCTCTTGAATCGGGTCAAGCTGAATACAAAGATAAAAAAGAACGACATTGTGGCAGTCAAGCTGCATTTCGGTGAGTATGGAAATGTCGCATATCTAAGACCCGTGTTTTTAGCAACAATCGTTAGCCAGATCAAAGCACTTAATGCCAAGCCTTTTCTGACCGACACAAACACCCTGTATACGGGTTCGCGCAGCGACGCGGTAAACCACCTTCAAACGGCCGTCAAGAACGGCTTCGACTACGCCTGCGTGCAATGTCCGGTCATCATTGCGGACGGATTGCGCGGAGCAAGCGAAACCAGGGTAGCCGTCGAGGCCGAAGTGTTAAAGGAGGTGAGCGTGGCAAAGGAGATCGCCGAAGCAGACGCAATGGTGGTCGTGACACACTTCAAGGCCCATGAACTTTCCGGCTTCGGGGGCACACTCAAAAATATCGGCATGGGCTGCGCCACGAGAAAAGGCAAACTCGTGCAGCATAGTTCCCTTGCACCCCAGGTGAACCGGGAAACCTGCAAGGGTTGCAAGGTCTGTTTTGGCTCATGTCCCGCCCAGGCCATATCGCTCGTGAACAAAAAGGCTTCAATTTACGAAAAGAAATGCATAGGCTGCGGCGAGTGTCTTCTTATATGCCCTTTTAATGCGATTGAAACCCGATGGGATGAAGCTCCCGATGCCTTTCAGAAAAAAATGGCCGAATACGCCTCCGGTGCGCTGCGTGGCAAAGAAAAGAAAGCGGTCTACCTGAATTTCGTTCTGCAGGTGAGCCCGGCCTGCGATTGTTACCCGAGTAACGACACCCCCATAGTGCCGGACATTGGTATCCTTGCCTCGGACGATCCCGTGGCCATCGATCAGGCTGCGTGCGACCTCGTAAACAACGAGGAATCGCTGCCTGATACGGCGCTCAAGCGCCGTCTGGGAAAAGGCGAGGACAAATGGAGAGCCCTTTATCCCGCCATAGACTGGAGCATACAGCTTAACCACGCTGCCACGCTGGGCCTGGGCGAGCGTGCATACACCCTTATAAAAGTTTGAGGTGATGCGCCATCATTGTGTGCGGGCATCGGTTTTGAGCATACCCCTGACGGACCTAGAGGCTGAACCTCCCCACCATTTCATTCATGTTCTTCGACAGATCGGCCAGCTTGGCCGATGCCTCGGCATTTTGCTGGATCCTCTTTGCCGTCTCCTGCATAACCACAGAGATCTGCTGGATGCTGGAGGCTATCTCATTTGTCGTGGCCGTTTCCTGTTCTGAGGCCACGGCTATCTGGTTGATTTCGGCGGTCACTTTGTTGATCTGGTCGAGGATATCTTTCAAGGCATTGCCCGATTTGATCGCCTCGGCCGAGCCCTGACCCACATCGCTTACACCCTCTTCCATGGATACAACGGCCTTCTTAGTTTCCGACTGCATTGATTGGATGGTCTCACGGATCTCCTTTGTGGCGTCGCTCGTTCTCTCCGCCAGTTTTCTGACCTCGTCAGCCACCACCGCAAAACCTCTTCCGTGTTCTCCGGCTCGCGCCGCTTCTATGGCAGCATTTAAAGCAAGCAGATTCGTCTGATCCGCCACATCGTTGATGAGGCCCACAATTTCACCGATCTGGTCCGATCTCTGCCCCAGGTTCTTGATAATTTGAGCCGAATCCTTAACCTTCTCATTAATGCGGTTCATAACCTCGATGGTCTGCCGTATGATGGCCTCTCCGGTGCTTGCCGACTCATTTGCCCGCTCCGAGCTCTTTGCCGCCATCACGCAATTTTGGGCTATTTCGGACGAGGTCTTGCTCATTTCTTCACTCGCAGCCGC from Syntrophorhabdaceae bacterium includes these protein-coding regions:
- the mnmA gene encoding tRNA 2-thiouridine(34) synthase MnmA; its protein translation is METVFVAMSGGFDSSFAAYLLKEKGYNVVGVTFELLGKHAPLIESLYCSHSNHAVARAQGVARYLSIPHYVLDLSQEFETHVIHPFIDEYKSGNTPNPCILCNRSVKFSSFAKKAFSMGADKLATGHYAIIEEIDGDYCLKKGADGYKDQSYFLYSVDKSILKNTLFPLGPYTKKDLRERARNLSWNIHMIEESQDICFIPDNDYGDFLSRHIAPRAGPIYHTDGTFLGNHRGLYFYTIGQRKGINIPYGTPLYVVDIIPDENLIIVGGKEELLCTSLTASKVNMFSHASLNVSGKVRYRQKAEACTYEMEGDSLRVQFATPISSVTPGQSVVLYHGDRVIGGGIIKTRGRQANQ
- a CDS encoding acyl-CoA dehydrogenase family protein; its protein translation is MSLSEKHMMIQKIAEKIAKEKVAPRAKEIDATGTFPWDIVDVYKKQGFLYLMLPELFGGLEGDITSLCLVIEEIAKASGSASLICLAHNVGLMPVMIAADNEQKEDVFGKVTRSDANYLAAFCLTEPEAGSDPARMTTTFTKDGDNYYLNGRKSMITNGASAQIYSVFATSDPALRHRGITAFFVERDYPGVIIGKNEEKMGMIGSDLTEVTFDNVKLTKHNLLGQEGQGWSVAMATLNLSRPAVGAQALGIAQGAFDFAVEYAWNRVQFGQKLCDHEGIQLMVGEMAIDLEAARALVYNAARLLDEAKVHERDKMRAIAADRASAIAKVFSANAAMKVTTDAVQILGSYGYTKEYPLERMMRDAKATQIYEGANQIASMLIAKSVFRKFRG
- a CDS encoding DUF362 domain-containing protein; its protein translation is MSRVYFTDLRTTPKRNVLNKIEDLLNRVKLNTKIKKNDIVAVKLHFGEYGNVAYLRPVFLATIVSQIKALNAKPFLTDTNTLYTGSRSDAVNHLQTAVKNGFDYACVQCPVIIADGLRGASETRVAVEAEVLKEVSVAKEIAEADAMVVVTHFKAHELSGFGGTLKNIGMGCATRKGKLVQHSSLAPQVNRETCKGCKVCFGSCPAQAISLVNKKASIYEKKCIGCGECLLICPFNAIETRWDEAPDAFQKKMAEYASGALRGKEKKAVYLNFVLQVSPACDCYPSNDTPIVPDIGILASDDPVAIDQAACDLVNNEESLPDTALKRRLGKGEDKWRALYPAIDWSIQLNHAATLGLGERAYTLIKV